A part of Neodiprion pinetum isolate iyNeoPine1 chromosome 4, iyNeoPine1.2, whole genome shotgun sequence genomic DNA contains:
- the Arfip gene encoding arfaptin-2 isoform X1 produces the protein MKKSKMSQTALPPGGMERSIHEMLKDAPSLNESENAVHTGTPPPHVPNNHTSGPPRPATINLPVGSPTSQNSVTVTTPSSPLQNGDAHTLRPAQSKIESIRNWSISTYKCTKQLMYEKLGKTSRTVDSELEAQIEVLRDTQKKYCNVLRLSRALASHFHHVVQTQHALGEAFSELAQKSPELQEEFLYNSETQRNLTKNGETLLGALNFFVSSVNTLCNKTIEDTLLTVRQYETARIEYDAYRTDLEALAQAAKTDASSAAKMEEAQANYEQHKQNFEKLRADVSIKLKFLDENRIKVMHKQLLLFHNAVSAYFSGNQTALEATLKQFNIKVKSPNSSLPSWLEQ, from the exons atgaaaaaaa GTAAAATGTCACAGACGGCCTTACCACCAGGTGGAATGGAACGCAGCATTCACGAAATGCTCAAGGATGCTCCATCCCTCAACGAGAGTGAAAATGCTGTACACACGGGAACACCACCACCTCATGTCCCAAACAATCATACCAGTGGCCCACCGCGACCCGCCACCATTAATTTACCCGTAGGCAGTCCAACGTCACAAAACT CAGTGACGGTAACTACTCCTAGTTCACCGCTTCAGAATGGTGATGCTCATACACTACGCCCTGCTCAAAGCAAGATTGAAAGTATTAGAAACTGGAGTATCTCCACTTATAAGTGCACCAAGCAATTGATGTACGAGAAACTTGGTAAAACATCGCGCACAGTCGATTCTG AGCTCGAAGCCCAGATTGAAGTCTTGAGGGACACGCAGAAAAAGTACTGTAACGTATTACGATTATCAAGAGCCTTGGCATCTCACTTTCATCATGTTGTACAGACCCAGCATGCGCTAGGTGAAGCATTTTCAGAGTTAGCACAGAAATCGCCTGAACTGCAAGAAGAGTTTCTTTACAATTCAGAAACGCAAAGAAACCTTACTAAAAATGGAGAAACACTTCTAGGGgccttaaatttttttgtctcgTCCGTTAACACTCTCTGTAACAAAACAATTGAGGACACACTGCTAACTGTTCGTCAGTATGAAACAGCaag GATAGAATACGACGCATATAGAACGGATCTGGAAGCACTGGCACAAGCAGCAAAGACAGATGCAAGCAGTGCAGCTAAGATGGAAGAAGCACAAGCAAATTATGAACAGCATAAACAGAACTTTGAAAAGCTTCGAGCTGACGTCTCTATCAAACTAAAGTTTTTAGATGAAAACAGG ATCAAAGTAATGCACAAGCAGTTGCTGCTGTTTCACAATGCCGTGTCGGCTTATTTTTCTGGGAACCAAACAGCATTGGAGGCCACATTAAAGCAGTTTAACATCAAAGTTAAATCTCCTAATTCTTCGCTACCGTCCTGGCTAGAGCAGTAG
- the Arfip gene encoding arfaptin-2 isoform X3, with translation MSQTALPPGGMERSIHEMLKDAPSLNESENAVHTGTPPPHVPNNHTSGPPRPATINLPVGSPTSQNSVTVTTPSSPLQNGDAHTLRPAQSKIESIRNWSISTYKCTKQLMYEKLGKTSRTVDSELEAQIEVLRDTQKKYCNVLRLSRALASHFHHVVQTQHALGEAFSELAQKSPELQEEFLYNSETQRNLTKNGETLLGALNFFVSSVNTLCNKTIEDTLLTVRQYETARIEYDAYRTDLEALAQAAKTDASSAAKMEEAQANYEQHKQNFEKLRADVSIKLKFLDENRIKVMHKQLLLFHNAVSAYFSGNQTALEATLKQFNIKVKSPNSSLPSWLEQ, from the exons ATGTCACAGACGGCCTTACCACCAGGTGGAATGGAACGCAGCATTCACGAAATGCTCAAGGATGCTCCATCCCTCAACGAGAGTGAAAATGCTGTACACACGGGAACACCACCACCTCATGTCCCAAACAATCATACCAGTGGCCCACCGCGACCCGCCACCATTAATTTACCCGTAGGCAGTCCAACGTCACAAAACT CAGTGACGGTAACTACTCCTAGTTCACCGCTTCAGAATGGTGATGCTCATACACTACGCCCTGCTCAAAGCAAGATTGAAAGTATTAGAAACTGGAGTATCTCCACTTATAAGTGCACCAAGCAATTGATGTACGAGAAACTTGGTAAAACATCGCGCACAGTCGATTCTG AGCTCGAAGCCCAGATTGAAGTCTTGAGGGACACGCAGAAAAAGTACTGTAACGTATTACGATTATCAAGAGCCTTGGCATCTCACTTTCATCATGTTGTACAGACCCAGCATGCGCTAGGTGAAGCATTTTCAGAGTTAGCACAGAAATCGCCTGAACTGCAAGAAGAGTTTCTTTACAATTCAGAAACGCAAAGAAACCTTACTAAAAATGGAGAAACACTTCTAGGGgccttaaatttttttgtctcgTCCGTTAACACTCTCTGTAACAAAACAATTGAGGACACACTGCTAACTGTTCGTCAGTATGAAACAGCaag GATAGAATACGACGCATATAGAACGGATCTGGAAGCACTGGCACAAGCAGCAAAGACAGATGCAAGCAGTGCAGCTAAGATGGAAGAAGCACAAGCAAATTATGAACAGCATAAACAGAACTTTGAAAAGCTTCGAGCTGACGTCTCTATCAAACTAAAGTTTTTAGATGAAAACAGG ATCAAAGTAATGCACAAGCAGTTGCTGCTGTTTCACAATGCCGTGTCGGCTTATTTTTCTGGGAACCAAACAGCATTGGAGGCCACATTAAAGCAGTTTAACATCAAAGTTAAATCTCCTAATTCTTCGCTACCGTCCTGGCTAGAGCAGTAG
- the Arfip gene encoding arfaptin-2 isoform X2, with the protein MKKSKMSQTALPPGGMERSIHEMLKDAPSLNESENAVHTGTPPPHVPNNHTSGPPRPATINLPVGSPTSQNLTVTTPSSPLQNGDAHTLRPAQSKIESIRNWSISTYKCTKQLMYEKLGKTSRTVDSELEAQIEVLRDTQKKYCNVLRLSRALASHFHHVVQTQHALGEAFSELAQKSPELQEEFLYNSETQRNLTKNGETLLGALNFFVSSVNTLCNKTIEDTLLTVRQYETARIEYDAYRTDLEALAQAAKTDASSAAKMEEAQANYEQHKQNFEKLRADVSIKLKFLDENRIKVMHKQLLLFHNAVSAYFSGNQTALEATLKQFNIKVKSPNSSLPSWLEQ; encoded by the exons atgaaaaaaa GTAAAATGTCACAGACGGCCTTACCACCAGGTGGAATGGAACGCAGCATTCACGAAATGCTCAAGGATGCTCCATCCCTCAACGAGAGTGAAAATGCTGTACACACGGGAACACCACCACCTCATGTCCCAAACAATCATACCAGTGGCCCACCGCGACCCGCCACCATTAATTTACCCGTAGGCAGTCCAACGTCACAAAACT TGACGGTAACTACTCCTAGTTCACCGCTTCAGAATGGTGATGCTCATACACTACGCCCTGCTCAAAGCAAGATTGAAAGTATTAGAAACTGGAGTATCTCCACTTATAAGTGCACCAAGCAATTGATGTACGAGAAACTTGGTAAAACATCGCGCACAGTCGATTCTG AGCTCGAAGCCCAGATTGAAGTCTTGAGGGACACGCAGAAAAAGTACTGTAACGTATTACGATTATCAAGAGCCTTGGCATCTCACTTTCATCATGTTGTACAGACCCAGCATGCGCTAGGTGAAGCATTTTCAGAGTTAGCACAGAAATCGCCTGAACTGCAAGAAGAGTTTCTTTACAATTCAGAAACGCAAAGAAACCTTACTAAAAATGGAGAAACACTTCTAGGGgccttaaatttttttgtctcgTCCGTTAACACTCTCTGTAACAAAACAATTGAGGACACACTGCTAACTGTTCGTCAGTATGAAACAGCaag GATAGAATACGACGCATATAGAACGGATCTGGAAGCACTGGCACAAGCAGCAAAGACAGATGCAAGCAGTGCAGCTAAGATGGAAGAAGCACAAGCAAATTATGAACAGCATAAACAGAACTTTGAAAAGCTTCGAGCTGACGTCTCTATCAAACTAAAGTTTTTAGATGAAAACAGG ATCAAAGTAATGCACAAGCAGTTGCTGCTGTTTCACAATGCCGTGTCGGCTTATTTTTCTGGGAACCAAACAGCATTGGAGGCCACATTAAAGCAGTTTAACATCAAAGTTAAATCTCCTAATTCTTCGCTACCGTCCTGGCTAGAGCAGTAG
- the LOC124216360 gene encoding DNA repair protein XRCC3 isoform X2, with protein sequence MEYEVLELATEEECDSLTVSKRSRNSPPSRTANDQLLFGKTVKCLASEEKFLSLGCPHLDSVLRGGFVNRGITQIYGAAGTGKTQIALQLCLTVQLPIVHGGYEAGAVYISTEGAFPSRRLQELLRESNLTKKFNVTADIIFVTTIHGENTIQELENCIVQKIPHLMATRKIGLLILDSIAAPYRAGYSLNTFGDRAKSLWNIANQLHNLASQYKLTVICINQVSAAISFNNYEAIHPTEQPTLGITWANMITNNFYLCRTGDCRYLYTMQSSYLPRTHIEYRITGSGVSGVCKNK encoded by the exons ATGGAATACGAAGTTTTAGAATTAGCAACTGAGGAAGAATGTGATTCGTTAACTGTCTCAAAACGAAGTAGAAATTCTCCTCCTTCGCGAACGGCGAATGATCAGCTGCTTTTTG GTAAAACAGTAAAATGCTTAGCAAGcgaggaaaaatttctttctttggGATGCCCACACTTGGATTCAGTACTAAGGGGCGGTTTTGTCAACAGAGGCATTACACAAATTTATGGAGCAGCTGGTACTGGGAAAACTCAAATAGCCCTACAACTCTGTTTGACCGTTCAGCTTCCAATTGTGCACGGTGGTTATGAAGCTG GGGCAGTCTATATTTCTACAGAGGGAGCTTTCCCTTCGAGGCGTCTTCAGGAATTACTTCGTGAATCAAACCTCACAAAAAAGTTCAATGTCACTGctgatataatttttgttacaacGATACATGGCGAAAACACAATT caagaACTTGAGAACTGTATTGTTCAAAAAATCCCACATTTGATGGCTACCAGAAAAATCGGTCTGCTGATACTGGACTCTATTGCTGCACCTTACAGAGCGGGATATTCACTCAACACATTCGGAGATAGAGCAAAGAGTCTATGGAATATTGCCAATCAATTACACAATTTAGCCAGTCAATATAAGCTTACGGTTATTTGTATTAATCAG GTATCTGCagcaatttcattcaacaattATGAAGCAATTCATCCTACAGAACAGCCAACACTAGGTATAACATGGGCTAATATGAtaacaaacaatttttatctatGTAGAACAGGTGACTGCCGTTACCTCTATACTATGCAGTCATCTTACCTTCCTCGCACCCATATTGAATACAGAATCACAGGTTCAGGAGTATCAGGtgtgtgtaaaaataaataa
- the LOC124216360 gene encoding DNA repair protein XRCC3 isoform X1: MEYEVLELATEEECDSLTVSKRSRNSPPSRTANDQLLFGTMCVLNHNTVFELHSVAIKCKTVKCLASEEKFLSLGCPHLDSVLRGGFVNRGITQIYGAAGTGKTQIALQLCLTVQLPIVHGGYEAGAVYISTEGAFPSRRLQELLRESNLTKKFNVTADIIFVTTIHGENTIQELENCIVQKIPHLMATRKIGLLILDSIAAPYRAGYSLNTFGDRAKSLWNIANQLHNLASQYKLTVICINQVSAAISFNNYEAIHPTEQPTLGITWANMITNNFYLCRTGDCRYLYTMQSSYLPRTHIEYRITGSGVSGVCKNK; the protein is encoded by the exons ATGGAATACGAAGTTTTAGAATTAGCAACTGAGGAAGAATGTGATTCGTTAACTGTCTCAAAACGAAGTAGAAATTCTCCTCCTTCGCGAACGGCGAATGATCAGCTGCTTTTTGGTACTATGTGTGTCTTAAATCACAATACAGTTTTTGAACTACATTCGGTTGCAATTAAAT GTAAAACAGTAAAATGCTTAGCAAGcgaggaaaaatttctttctttggGATGCCCACACTTGGATTCAGTACTAAGGGGCGGTTTTGTCAACAGAGGCATTACACAAATTTATGGAGCAGCTGGTACTGGGAAAACTCAAATAGCCCTACAACTCTGTTTGACCGTTCAGCTTCCAATTGTGCACGGTGGTTATGAAGCTG GGGCAGTCTATATTTCTACAGAGGGAGCTTTCCCTTCGAGGCGTCTTCAGGAATTACTTCGTGAATCAAACCTCACAAAAAAGTTCAATGTCACTGctgatataatttttgttacaacGATACATGGCGAAAACACAATT caagaACTTGAGAACTGTATTGTTCAAAAAATCCCACATTTGATGGCTACCAGAAAAATCGGTCTGCTGATACTGGACTCTATTGCTGCACCTTACAGAGCGGGATATTCACTCAACACATTCGGAGATAGAGCAAAGAGTCTATGGAATATTGCCAATCAATTACACAATTTAGCCAGTCAATATAAGCTTACGGTTATTTGTATTAATCAG GTATCTGCagcaatttcattcaacaattATGAAGCAATTCATCCTACAGAACAGCCAACACTAGGTATAACATGGGCTAATATGAtaacaaacaatttttatctatGTAGAACAGGTGACTGCCGTTACCTCTATACTATGCAGTCATCTTACCTTCCTCGCACCCATATTGAATACAGAATCACAGGTTCAGGAGTATCAGGtgtgtgtaaaaataaataa
- the LOC124216360 gene encoding DNA repair protein XRCC3 isoform X3 has protein sequence MISCFLVLCKTVKCLASEEKFLSLGCPHLDSVLRGGFVNRGITQIYGAAGTGKTQIALQLCLTVQLPIVHGGYEAGAVYISTEGAFPSRRLQELLRESNLTKKFNVTADIIFVTTIHGENTIQELENCIVQKIPHLMATRKIGLLILDSIAAPYRAGYSLNTFGDRAKSLWNIANQLHNLASQYKLTVICINQVSAAISFNNYEAIHPTEQPTLGITWANMITNNFYLCRTGDCRYLYTMQSSYLPRTHIEYRITGSGVSGVCKNK, from the exons ATGATCAGCTGCTTTTTGGTACTAT GTAAAACAGTAAAATGCTTAGCAAGcgaggaaaaatttctttctttggGATGCCCACACTTGGATTCAGTACTAAGGGGCGGTTTTGTCAACAGAGGCATTACACAAATTTATGGAGCAGCTGGTACTGGGAAAACTCAAATAGCCCTACAACTCTGTTTGACCGTTCAGCTTCCAATTGTGCACGGTGGTTATGAAGCTG GGGCAGTCTATATTTCTACAGAGGGAGCTTTCCCTTCGAGGCGTCTTCAGGAATTACTTCGTGAATCAAACCTCACAAAAAAGTTCAATGTCACTGctgatataatttttgttacaacGATACATGGCGAAAACACAATT caagaACTTGAGAACTGTATTGTTCAAAAAATCCCACATTTGATGGCTACCAGAAAAATCGGTCTGCTGATACTGGACTCTATTGCTGCACCTTACAGAGCGGGATATTCACTCAACACATTCGGAGATAGAGCAAAGAGTCTATGGAATATTGCCAATCAATTACACAATTTAGCCAGTCAATATAAGCTTACGGTTATTTGTATTAATCAG GTATCTGCagcaatttcattcaacaattATGAAGCAATTCATCCTACAGAACAGCCAACACTAGGTATAACATGGGCTAATATGAtaacaaacaatttttatctatGTAGAACAGGTGACTGCCGTTACCTCTATACTATGCAGTCATCTTACCTTCCTCGCACCCATATTGAATACAGAATCACAGGTTCAGGAGTATCAGGtgtgtgtaaaaataaataa
- the LOC124216361 gene encoding RNA pseudouridylate synthase domain-containing protein 1 isoform X3, with the protein MMFPELVNPELRHEFHFVHRLDYATSGVICLALNKQAAKAATTAFESRKAKKYYLALVHGHINKSHVIISETIGEDIREKNGNHRMCTGGSAFCERPRDSRTVLLVLETGTRNGKPATKVLLCPKTGRRHQLRVHCSHIGHTIIGDYTYSERQDTEPHRTFLHSFRLILQNEVENLDVSTADPFSSSEAMNRWIPINSLQVLDSSVFATIDELTSDMS; encoded by the exons ATGATGTTCCCTGAACTGGTCAATCCAGAGCTACGGCacgaatttcatttcgttcatCGACTTGATTATGCTACAAGCGGAGTTATTTGCTTGGCTCTCAATAAGCAGGCTGCCAAAGCAGCCACCACTGCCTTTGAAAGTAGAAAAGCAAAGAAATACTATTTAGCTCTAGTCCATGGACATATAAACAAAAGTCATGTTATCATTTCGGAAACAATTG GAGAAGATATTCGCGAAAAGAATGGAAATCATAGAATGTGTACAGGAGGTAGTGCCTTCTGTGAAAGACCTAGGGATTCGCGCACAGTGTTACTAGTACTTGAGACAGGGACTAGGAACGGCAAACCAGCAACTAAAGTATTGCTCTGCCCTAAGACTGGTCGCCGCCATCAGTTGCGAGTTCATTGTTCGCATATTGGTCACACGATTATAGGGGATTATACATACAGTGAAAGACAAGACACAGAACCGCATAGAACATTTCTCCATTCGTTTAG ACTCATACTACAAAACGAGGTTGAAAATCTGGATGTCAGTACAGCAGATCCATTCTCAAGTTCAGAGGCAATGAATAGGTGGATTCCAATAAATTCATTACAAGTTTTAGATAGTAGCGTTTTTGCAACTATTGACGAGCTCACATCAGACATGTCCTGA
- the LOC124216361 gene encoding RNA pseudouridylate synthase domain-containing protein 1 isoform X2 has product MEGNENNTLDVLYRSNNFLVVNKPYDLVINSNNRNYKSTLQTEIQMMFPELVNPELRHEFHFVHRLDYATSGVICLALNKQAAKAATTAFEREDIREKNGNHRMCTGGSAFCERPRDSRTVLLVLETGTRNGKPATKVLLCPKTGRRHQLRVHCSHIGHTIIGDYTYSERQDTEPHRTFLHSFRLILQNEVENLDVSTADPFSSSEAMNRWIPINSLQVLDSSVFATIDELTSDMS; this is encoded by the exons ATGGAAGGGAACGAAAATAATACCTTAGACGTTTTATATCGCAGTAATAATTTCTTAGTAGTAAATAAGCCATATGATTTGGTTATAAACAGCAATAACCGGAATTATAAA tcCACCTTACAAACGGAAATACAAATGATGTTCCCTGAACTGGTCAATCCAGAGCTACGGCacgaatttcatttcgttcatCGACTTGATTATGCTACAAGCGGAGTTATTTGCTTGGCTCTCAATAAGCAGGCTGCCAAAGCAGCCACCACTGCCTTTGAAA GAGAAGATATTCGCGAAAAGAATGGAAATCATAGAATGTGTACAGGAGGTAGTGCCTTCTGTGAAAGACCTAGGGATTCGCGCACAGTGTTACTAGTACTTGAGACAGGGACTAGGAACGGCAAACCAGCAACTAAAGTATTGCTCTGCCCTAAGACTGGTCGCCGCCATCAGTTGCGAGTTCATTGTTCGCATATTGGTCACACGATTATAGGGGATTATACATACAGTGAAAGACAAGACACAGAACCGCATAGAACATTTCTCCATTCGTTTAG ACTCATACTACAAAACGAGGTTGAAAATCTGGATGTCAGTACAGCAGATCCATTCTCAAGTTCAGAGGCAATGAATAGGTGGATTCCAATAAATTCATTACAAGTTTTAGATAGTAGCGTTTTTGCAACTATTGACGAGCTCACATCAGACATGTCCTGA
- the LOC124216361 gene encoding RNA pseudouridylate synthase domain-containing protein 1 isoform X1, whose protein sequence is MEGNENNTLDVLYRSNNFLVVNKPYDLVINSNNRNYKSTLQTEIQMMFPELVNPELRHEFHFVHRLDYATSGVICLALNKQAAKAATTAFESRKAKKYYLALVHGHINKSHVIISETIGEDIREKNGNHRMCTGGSAFCERPRDSRTVLLVLETGTRNGKPATKVLLCPKTGRRHQLRVHCSHIGHTIIGDYTYSERQDTEPHRTFLHSFRLILQNEVENLDVSTADPFSSSEAMNRWIPINSLQVLDSSVFATIDELTSDMS, encoded by the exons ATGGAAGGGAACGAAAATAATACCTTAGACGTTTTATATCGCAGTAATAATTTCTTAGTAGTAAATAAGCCATATGATTTGGTTATAAACAGCAATAACCGGAATTATAAA tcCACCTTACAAACGGAAATACAAATGATGTTCCCTGAACTGGTCAATCCAGAGCTACGGCacgaatttcatttcgttcatCGACTTGATTATGCTACAAGCGGAGTTATTTGCTTGGCTCTCAATAAGCAGGCTGCCAAAGCAGCCACCACTGCCTTTGAAAGTAGAAAAGCAAAGAAATACTATTTAGCTCTAGTCCATGGACATATAAACAAAAGTCATGTTATCATTTCGGAAACAATTG GAGAAGATATTCGCGAAAAGAATGGAAATCATAGAATGTGTACAGGAGGTAGTGCCTTCTGTGAAAGACCTAGGGATTCGCGCACAGTGTTACTAGTACTTGAGACAGGGACTAGGAACGGCAAACCAGCAACTAAAGTATTGCTCTGCCCTAAGACTGGTCGCCGCCATCAGTTGCGAGTTCATTGTTCGCATATTGGTCACACGATTATAGGGGATTATACATACAGTGAAAGACAAGACACAGAACCGCATAGAACATTTCTCCATTCGTTTAG ACTCATACTACAAAACGAGGTTGAAAATCTGGATGTCAGTACAGCAGATCCATTCTCAAGTTCAGAGGCAATGAATAGGTGGATTCCAATAAATTCATTACAAGTTTTAGATAGTAGCGTTTTTGCAACTATTGACGAGCTCACATCAGACATGTCCTGA